From the Oleiharenicola lentus genome, one window contains:
- a CDS encoding metallophosphoesterase family protein: protein MRILHCTDFHANAAWFQWLVAHSGEYSLVCLTGDCLDLLALHRIDEQVRLVRNSVRQAKCAVALCSGNNDSFTGAPAPAYLHHAAWMAEATKRESAWGDGAVFTLGGTRFRCIGWNSILPAADPGEIWLFHAPPARSLPSTDRDAHDVGDEILGEVCRSHRGPRIVFSGHQHSPQSWAEKVGRTWCFNPGVTPLSPVPNHVIVDLGAGTVTYRVSDLDKSWVAIEA, encoded by the coding sequence ATGCGCATTCTCCACTGCACTGATTTCCACGCAAACGCTGCCTGGTTTCAGTGGCTCGTTGCGCACTCCGGCGAATACTCCTTAGTGTGCCTGACTGGCGATTGCCTGGATCTGCTCGCTCTACACCGGATTGATGAACAGGTGCGGTTGGTGCGGAACTCAGTGCGGCAGGCCAAGTGCGCGGTAGCTCTCTGTAGCGGCAACAACGACTCCTTCACCGGGGCACCAGCACCCGCGTATCTCCACCATGCGGCATGGATGGCGGAGGCGACCAAGCGCGAGTCGGCATGGGGTGATGGTGCGGTGTTTACGCTGGGCGGCACCCGGTTCCGGTGTATCGGCTGGAACAGCATACTTCCCGCAGCCGATCCGGGTGAGATATGGCTGTTTCATGCACCGCCCGCCCGATCACTGCCGTCCACGGATCGGGACGCGCATGACGTGGGCGATGAAATTTTGGGCGAAGTCTGCCGCAGTCATCGGGGTCCGCGGATCGTGTTCTCGGGGCACCAGCATAGCCCTCAAAGCTGGGCCGAAAAGGTGGGGCGGACTTGGTGCTTCAACCCCGGCGTCACGCCGCTCTCACCCGTCCCAAACCACGTCATCGTCGATCTTGGGGCGGGCACCGTGACTTACCGGGTAAGTGATCTCGACAAATCATGGGTCGCGATTGAAGCCTAA
- a CDS encoding TolC family protein — translation MKPIVSTPSHLIRPALGLMLLALAGVARAQSASDETAPAVSLSTLVSEITTKNPERQFYQEEIAAAKAGVRISSRLSDPELSFDIGQKRLKDSSGAKIGDGAVWSVSVTQTFEWPGRLSLRKAIANRQVELAELGVARFENALTARARTLAFGLYSANAKAAAIREVSDRFSALKETFLARDPAGVTPLLETRVIEASELALQRRATEAELAVQAALIELNQLRGVAVDAPLRVAAPALGFTSLPATSDLLAAAHEKNFDYRMRLVELEQQGFAVSLARNERYPGISVGPYLSRDNVGDRETIVGLGLSVPLPVTGRTGAAVDVANARRRQAEAAVLVALRELDREVITSALAFATKLAESRRWSPDAVHKFREAADLADRHYRTGAVPIATYVELQNSYLDAVEALFDTQSETLAAGLKVQQLTGIELNPVEIKP, via the coding sequence ATGAAGCCCATTGTTTCCACGCCCTCCCATCTCATCCGCCCGGCCCTCGGGCTGATGCTCCTCGCCCTCGCGGGCGTCGCACGCGCCCAGAGCGCGTCCGACGAAACCGCCCCCGCCGTTTCGCTGTCCACGCTCGTCAGCGAAATCACGACCAAGAATCCCGAGCGCCAGTTCTATCAGGAGGAAATCGCCGCCGCCAAAGCCGGGGTGCGCATCTCCTCCCGCCTGAGCGACCCGGAGTTGTCGTTCGACATTGGCCAGAAACGCCTGAAGGACTCCTCTGGCGCCAAGATCGGCGACGGTGCCGTCTGGTCGGTCTCCGTCACGCAAACCTTTGAATGGCCCGGTCGCCTTTCGCTGCGCAAGGCCATCGCCAATCGGCAGGTCGAATTGGCCGAACTCGGTGTGGCTCGCTTTGAGAATGCGCTGACGGCCCGTGCCCGCACCCTCGCCTTCGGTCTGTATTCCGCCAATGCCAAGGCTGCGGCCATCCGCGAGGTTTCCGACCGCTTCTCGGCGCTCAAGGAAACCTTCCTCGCCCGCGATCCGGCTGGGGTCACGCCGCTCTTGGAAACACGGGTAATCGAGGCAAGCGAACTTGCCCTCCAGCGCCGGGCGACCGAGGCCGAACTGGCGGTGCAGGCGGCGCTGATCGAACTCAACCAATTGCGCGGCGTGGCGGTGGATGCGCCGCTGCGGGTGGCAGCTCCGGCCCTCGGCTTCACCTCCTTGCCGGCCACCTCTGATCTGCTGGCCGCGGCCCACGAAAAGAATTTCGACTACCGGATGCGGCTAGTCGAGTTGGAGCAACAGGGGTTCGCCGTCAGCCTCGCGCGCAATGAGCGCTATCCTGGCATCAGCGTTGGTCCCTATCTCTCGCGCGACAACGTCGGCGACCGCGAGACCATTGTCGGTCTGGGCCTGAGCGTGCCCCTGCCAGTCACCGGTCGCACCGGCGCGGCCGTGGATGTGGCCAACGCCCGCCGCCGGCAGGCGGAGGCCGCCGTCCTGGTCGCTTTGCGCGAACTCGACCGCGAGGTCATCACGTCAGCCCTGGCATTTGCGACCAAGCTGGCCGAGTCGCGCCGCTGGTCGCCCGATGCGGTCCATAAATTCCGCGAAGCCGCCGATCTGGCCGACCGCCACTATCGCACAGGCGCAGTGCCCATCGCGACCTACGTCGAGCTGCAGAACAGCTACCTCGACGCGGTCGAGGCGCTGTTCGACACCCAAAGCGAAACGCTGGCCGCCGGGCTCAAGGTCCAACAGCTCACCGGCATCGAACTCAACCCCGTCGAAATCAAGCCATGA
- a CDS encoding efflux RND transporter periplasmic adaptor subunit: MNPRPWFLASLAASALLLAGCGKKASSEAGHDHSEHAEGEEGGEGGVTFKEGRGLQLSPEVIKALGLVTAEAENRALAAELNVIAQVFATTPRVLASTHLPAEQAGPLEKSSFTGAKLVRIDRTAASATRLVDLIFELDSPAAHQVGDYVTLALAVEPTTVLTVPRSAVLDGAAGTFVYVVNSGAYLRTPVKVGARSADFTEITDGLYAGDVVVVSPVDQLWLAELRLTKGGGHSH; this comes from the coding sequence ATGAACCCGCGTCCTTGGTTTCTAGCCAGTCTGGCCGCCTCGGCTCTCCTGCTTGCCGGCTGCGGCAAAAAAGCATCCTCAGAAGCCGGGCATGACCATTCCGAACATGCCGAAGGCGAGGAAGGCGGAGAAGGCGGCGTCACCTTCAAGGAAGGCCGCGGGCTCCAACTCTCCCCCGAGGTGATCAAGGCGCTCGGCCTCGTCACGGCGGAAGCGGAGAATCGCGCGCTTGCCGCGGAACTGAATGTCATCGCCCAGGTTTTTGCGACCACGCCGCGTGTGCTCGCAAGCACCCATTTGCCCGCCGAACAGGCCGGGCCACTGGAGAAATCCAGCTTCACCGGGGCGAAGCTCGTGCGCATTGATCGCACCGCCGCTTCCGCCACGCGGCTCGTCGATCTGATTTTCGAGCTGGATTCCCCGGCCGCCCACCAGGTCGGCGATTATGTGACGCTCGCTCTCGCGGTCGAACCCACCACGGTCCTCACCGTGCCCCGCTCCGCCGTCCTCGACGGTGCCGCCGGCACCTTCGTTTACGTCGTCAACAGCGGCGCCTACCTGCGCACACCCGTCAAGGTGGGTGCGCGTTCGGCCGACTTCACCGAAATCACCGACGGCCTCTACGCCGGCGATGTCGTGGTCGTGTCGCCCGTCGATCAGCTCTGGCTGGCCGAGTTGCGTCTCACCAAGGGCGGCGGCCACAGCCACTGA